DNA sequence from the Parascardovia denticolens DSM 10105 = JCM 12538 genome:
AAGAATCATCCTGCAGGCGGAGAAAAAAGATTCCGCATGGCAGGAAAAGGAGCCCGTCGAGGGCCAAGGAACAGGCTCTTCGCGAACCTTTCCGTGAAACTGATTGTAAGAGGCGGGGACTAGGATGGATGCATTATGACGACTCCAGATTTCATCCTCGACCTGCGCAAACACATCGGACATCAGCGCCTCTGGCTCACGGGCACGACCGCCTATGTGGTGGACAACGAGGGCCGTATCCTTCTGGGCCAGCGGGCGGACACCAAGAAATGGTCTTTGGTCATGGGCATCGTGGAGCCAGGGGAACAGCCTGCGGACACGGTGGTAAGGGAAGTCAAGGAAGAGACCGGGGTGGACTGCATTCCCACCGATTTGGTCTCTGTCGAGAGCGATGACCACCCGATCGTTTACACCAACGGGGACCAAGTCCTTTACATGGATCATCTCTTCTTCTGCAAAGTGCAGAGGGAGGGGAACTCCGAACCTTTCGTCAACGATGAGGAAAGCCTGAAAGTGGGTTGGTTCAAGACCAATGAGCTACCTGACGATCTGTCAGAAGTATCCAAAAAACGCATGCGTCTTGTGCAACAATACCTTTCACGCACGGTTCTTGGGGATTCCCGGACTCTTTTCACCTGCACCCTGGCCAAGCCGGAGTCCAAATTCAACCTGAAACAGTGGTGGAAGAACCTGATTCATTCGAACTAACCGAACTAGCCGAACTAAGCGGCGCAGATTTCCTTGACCTTCTGACGAAAGGCAGAGGCCGAGGCTGGCTGGTCTCTTCTTTTCAGCCAAATCAGAGACGGCTGGGACGAAGGGTTCGTCTTCAAAGGCGTGAAGCGAAGACCGGAATGGGCGTCCTCCACCCAATCTTTCGCCACCCCTTCTGTGATCAAGGCGTAACCCAAGCCGGCCCTGACCATCGCCGCAGCCTGGGAAGCCACGGTGTAGGTGGCGATGATGTCCATCTTCTTACGCCGCGCCTGCCCCTGCCCAGGCAGGCGGAGACCGGCAGATTCCTCCCATTGACGGGAGACCAGAAGGGGAAGCTTCATGAGCTCTCCCCCAGCTATCCCTTCCCCTTCCTTGGCCCGAGGATCATCGGCCTTCATGAGCAGGCCCCACTTGTCTTGATAAGGGAGGGCCAGGGAATCATAGTCCTCGGATGCGGGCGGAAGGGATAAAAGGGCGAAATCGACCAAACCTTCGTTGAGCATGCCGACCAAGCCGTAATCGTCGGCCCAGGAAACCTTGAAGGTGATGTCCGGATATTCCTGTCGGGTCTCTGCCATGGCCTGAGCCAGCAGGCCGAAAGCCCCGGTCTGGGAGCAAGCGATGCCCACTTCCCCTCTCGGCAGGTCGCCGGCGGAAGAGACCTGGTCCTGGGCCTCATGCACCAAATCGACAATTTGCTCGGATTTCTGCCTCAGGGCCATCCCTTGAGGAGTCAGGGTGATGCCATAATGGCCGCGTTTGAAAAGGGTGACCCCCAGTTCCTTCTCCAAGTCAATCAACTGACGGGAAAGGGTGGGCTGGGTCAACCCCAAGACTTGAGCGGCCGCGGAGACGCTCCCCTCCTGGGCGACGGTCAAAAAGTATTCCAAAACCCGAAGTTCCATAAGCCACCATGCCTTTTGTCCCATTTTTCCGAGGAATATCATCCATATTATATTCAGGTTTCGAACATGCCCACCCCTGAGAACATGGAATGACCGAGGAGGCGGGATGACCGGAGGAAGTAGAGGAAGGAGATGAGAAATGACAAAAGGCCTCAGGGATTCCTGAGGCCTGAAGACTAAAAGCGACCGCGACTTCCCTTGCGAGGAAGTCACCGGGGTAAGGCTTTAGCGGGCGTAGTACTCGACCACGTACTGTATGTTCACCTGGACGGGGATCTCCTCCACCTCAGGCAGACGGGTCAAAGTGGCCTTGAGAGAGGGCAGGTTGACGTCCAGATAACCGGGGACCGCAGGCAGGACGTCACGGTGGACGCCTTCGGCGGCAGCCTGGAAAGGCTCCATAGTCTGGCTCTTCGGCTTGACCTGGATGGTTTGGCCGGGCTTCACGCGGTAGCTAGGGCGGTCGACGATGTTGCCGTCAACGAGGATGTGACGGTGCACCACGAACTGACGGGCCTGAGCGGTGGTACGGGCGAAACCGGAACGCAGGACCAAGGCGTCGAGACGGGTCTCGAGCTGAACCTGCATGGAGGTACCGGTCTGGCCGGAGGCGCGGGTTGCGCGCTCGTAAACGGAGCGCAGCTGCTTCTCGGAAACGCCGTACTGGGCACGAAGACGCTGCTTTTCACGCAGACGCACGGCGTAATCGGACTCCGCGCGACGGCGGTCGCGGCCATGCTCGCCGGGTCCATAAGGACGCTTTTCGAACAGGCTCTGGGCCTTGGGGGTCAAAGCGATGCCGAGGGCGCGGGAAAGGCGCACCTGACGGCGTGCACGCTGAACCTTAGTCATAATTCAATTCCAATCTGTCGTTGTTTATACGCAAGCGAAGCTGTCGCCTCGCCTAGGCCGGGCCGCTCCAACGCTTCCTGTGTCTCCGCACAATCCCAGGAAACCAAGGTTCCAGGACCGATCCGTTGATGGGCTATGGCCTCAGAGGTGCCTGCGGCAAGCCGCAGACACGAAGGCCTACTATAGTCGCAGGCCTCTACCAAGCTCTACCAAGTTCCGCCAAGACCCTGCGGGATCACCACCCTCATCGGCGGAACCAGGAGACGACCGTCCGACGGAAGGAATTCCACCCATTCCGGATGCCGTCACCAACCCGCTCCCAAAATCCGGGTGTCTTCTTCACCTCTTTCTGGGCGACCAGGGAGATGGTCTTCCCCTCCTGCAAATCCAGATACGCGCCTTGGGCGCTGACCCGGCCTTTCCCACTGGAGGAAGGCGAGGAACCGTCATCCTCGATCGTCAATACGCCTAGGATCTGGTTCTTCCTGACCGGGGCGGAAACCGG
Encoded proteins:
- a CDS encoding NUDIX hydrolase; this translates as MTTPDFILDLRKHIGHQRLWLTGTTAYVVDNEGRILLGQRADTKKWSLVMGIVEPGEQPADTVVREVKEETGVDCIPTDLVSVESDDHPIVYTNGDQVLYMDHLFFCKVQREGNSEPFVNDEESLKVGWFKTNELPDDLSEVSKKRMRLVQQYLSRTVLGDSRTLFTCTLAKPESKFNLKQWWKNLIHSN
- a CDS encoding LysR family transcriptional regulator, which gives rise to MELRVLEYFLTVAQEGSVSAAAQVLGLTQPTLSRQLIDLEKELGVTLFKRGHYGITLTPQGMALRQKSEQIVDLVHEAQDQVSSAGDLPRGEVGIACSQTGAFGLLAQAMAETRQEYPDITFKVSWADDYGLVGMLNEGLVDFALLSLPPASEDYDSLALPYQDKWGLLMKADDPRAKEGEGIAGGELMKLPLLVSRQWEESAGLRLPGQGQARRKKMDIIATYTVASQAAAMVRAGLGYALITEGVAKDWVEDAHSGLRFTPLKTNPSSQPSLIWLKRRDQPASASAFRQKVKEICAA
- the rpsD gene encoding 30S ribosomal protein S4, coding for MTKVQRARRQVRLSRALGIALTPKAQSLFEKRPYGPGEHGRDRRRAESDYAVRLREKQRLRAQYGVSEKQLRSVYERATRASGQTGTSMQVQLETRLDALVLRSGFARTTAQARQFVVHRHILVDGNIVDRPSYRVKPGQTIQVKPKSQTMEPFQAAAEGVHRDVLPAVPGYLDVNLPSLKATLTRLPEVEEIPVQVNIQYVVEYYAR